The proteins below come from a single Bactrocera dorsalis isolate Fly_Bdor chromosome 5, ASM2337382v1, whole genome shotgun sequence genomic window:
- the LOC125778586 gene encoding venom serine protease Bi-VSP-like — protein sequence MKSSLALFFLCSLKIITIKAQYNCVSPENHYGQCVAFNSCPQVVNGQRARNQQYVAAAQRACGGQSFCCAQPQQRPRPVSQRLTSPFAAQQQQSRRVPAPNTLQVRRSVAAQPQQQLHQQPQQQRIIRQQPRIDFRNIFGVNEYNQAQSGFVDFRAGQFCNTPDNAEGACMEINDCQVLLGQLYQRYTDPNFVQYLRASNRNCGGSSHSVCCPGGAQPSRPAPAPAPSPAPSQVSSAGTCGTVLRTFKKIVGGKVSGKSDWPWMALLAYPDVDPSSPFKCGGTLVSSRHVVTAAHCIRSDLSYVRLGEYDLSTDTETQHQDISVLKQEKHPNYNTANGRNDIGIVWLQRAVQFTNNIKPICLPSSQQLRSKSYLNYTPFVAGWGKTMEGGTSANVLQELQIPILDNSVCRDSYQRANRLITADQFDTGVICAGVLSGGKDTCQGDSGGPLMIPETVGSTIQFYLIGVVSYGVGCARPQIPGVYTSVQYFVDWILAKIAT from the exons atgaAATCTAGTTTGGCCTTATTTTTTCTGTGCtcactaaaaataataacaattaaag CTCAGTACAATTGTGTGAGTCCAGAGAATCATTATGGCCAGTGCGTTGCCTTCAATTCTTGCCCACAGGTGGTGAATGGTCAGAGAGCGCGCAATCAGCAATATGTGGCAGCTGCACAACGAGCGTGTGGTGGCCAATCG TTTTGTTGCGCGCAACCACAGCAGCGTCCACGCCCAGTGTCCCAACGACTGACCAGCCCGTTCGCAGCTCAACAGCAACAAAGTCGACGTGTACCTGCACCAAATACACTACAAGTGCGGCGATCTGTTGCagcacaaccacaacaacaactacatcaacaaccacagcaacagCGAATAATACGTCAACAGCCAAGAATTGATTTTCGCAACATTTTCGGTGTGAATGAATATAACCAAGCTCAATCAGGGTTTGTGGACTTTAGAGCTGGACAATTCTGTAATACTCCCGACAATGCAGAAGGAGCTTGTATGG aaatcaACGATTGCCAAGTGTTGTTGGGACAGTTGTATCAACGTTATACAGATCCTAATTTCGTTCAATATTTACGCGCTTCGAATAGAAATTGTGGCGGTAGCTCGCATAGCGTCTGCTGCCCTGGTGGCGCACAGCCTTCACGTCCGGCGCCAGCACCCGCACCAAGTCCTGCGCCCAGTCAAGTAAGCTCTGCTGGTACTTGTGGCACTGTGCTGCGTACATTTAAGAAGATTGTCGGTGGTAAAGTGAGTGGCAAAAGTGATTGGCCATGGATGGCATTACTAGCCTATCCGGATGTCGATCCCAGCTCGCCATTCAAATGCGGCGGGACTTTAGTGTCCTCTCGACATGTTGTAACGGCGGCGCATTGTATACGAAGCGATTT AAGCTACGTTCGTCTTGGCGAATACGATCTGAGCACAGATACAGAAACCCAGCATCAGGATATAAGCGTATTGAAG CAAGAAAAACATCCGAATTATAACACCGCTAATGGACGTAATGACATCGGTATAGTCTGGCTGCAGCGTGCCGTACAATTCACCA ACAACATTAAGCCCATTTGCTTGCCCAGCTCACAGCAGTTGCGTAGCAAATCCTATCTAAATTACACACCCTTCGTAGCGGGTTGGGGCAAAACCATGGAAGGCGGTACCTCTGCGAATGTCTTGCAGGAGCTCCAAATACCAATATTGGATAACAGTGTTTGTCGTGACAGTTATCAGCGTGCGAACCGTCTAATCACAGCCGATCAATTCGACACTGGTGTGATATGCGCTGGCGTGCTATCCGGCGGCAAGGATACTTGCCAAGGCGACTCGGGTGGACCACTGATGATACCGGAG ACCGTTGGTAGCACCATACAATTCTATCTGATTGGCGTCGTCTCGTACGGTGTGGGCTGTGCGCGTCCTCAAATTCCCGGCGTTTACACGAGTGTACAGTATTTTGTGGATTGGATTTTAGCGAAAATTGCTACTTAA
- the LOC105231488 gene encoding venom serine protease Bi-VSP isoform X1, whose translation MKVFIPLLIFACAVLPPAVFSQAQYNCVTPENYYGYCVLLQYCPQIANVFNIRNRNQAERYVIASQRSCGTRNVNGDPVVCCSRPVNPAPQPQPRPQPLPQPQPRPQPLPQPRPQPQPLPQPEPQIRPQPSTESPTNPFLPQTTSSPNIIQPRPPPNQGQLFTSTERPTTAPTLSPTTAPVEIGERLTGDSCVDPKLRRGVCVAIAKCSQLVTELYAKSNDPEFADFLRASNRNCGGVASVACCPTSDNVIKDPTVIVVNSDDIPTRPPTLEEGCGYTHNTYKKIVGGEVSKKGAWPWAVLLAYPDGSASSPFKCGGTLVTARHIVTAAHCIRDDLAYVRLGEHDLSTDTETRHEDVNIVRKEAHPQYNRRNGKNDVAVLWLERNVKFRETISPICLPTTSPIRQKSYVSYTPFVVGWGKTMEGGVSSNVLQELQIPIFKNDVCERSYKNINRLVSDDQFDDGVLCAGVLSGGKDTCQGDSGGPLMIPESYKNNVRYYLIGVVSYGVGCARPEVPGVYSSVQHYVDWILEKIADTP comes from the exons atgaaggTGTTTATTCCGTTGTTAATATTCGCCTGTGCTGTGTTGCCTCCCGCTGTGTTCTCGCAAG CCCAGTACAACTGCGTGACACCAGAGAACTATTATGGCTACTGCGTGCTATTACAATATTGTCCACAAATAGCGAACGTTTTCAATATACGAAATCGCAATCAAGCCGAACGCTATGTTATAGCTTCACAACGCTCGTGTGGAACACGAAATGTCAATGGTGATCCAGTC GTTTGCTGTTCACGACCAGTAAATCCAGCGCCACAGCCGCAGCCACGACCACAACCATTGCCACAGCCACAGCCACGACCACAACCATTACCACAGCCAAGACCGCAACCGCAACCGCTACCACAACCTGAACCACAAATACGTCCACAGCCTTCCACTGAAAGTCCAACTAATCCCTTCCTGCCACAAACTACATCTTCACCAAACATAATTCAACCGAGACCACCGCCAAACCAAGGTCAACTTTTTACCTCAACGGAGCGCCCCACAACAGCGCCGACTCTAAGCCCCACGACTGCACCCGTAGAAATCGGCGAACGTTTGACAGGCGACTCATGTGTGGATCCGAAGCTGAGGCGCGGTGTTTGTGTTG CCATTGCCAAGTGCAGCCAACTGGTTACAGAGCTCTACGCCAAGTCGAATGACCCCGAGTTTGCTGACTTCCTGCGTGCTTCTAATCGCAATTGTGGCGGTGTTGCATCCGTGGCATGTTGTCCGACCAGCGATAATGTTATTAAGGATCCAACAGTCATAGTGGTCAACAGCGATGACATACCCACACGACCACCCACGTTGGAGGAGGGTTGCGGCTACACGCACAACacctacaaaaaaattgtaggCGGCGAAGTGAGCAAGAAGGGCGCTTGGCCATGGGCTGTGCTCTTGGCCTATCCCGACGGCTCAGCAAGTTCACCATTCAAGTGTGGTGGCACCTTGGTGACGGCACGACACATCGTCACAGCGGCGCATTGCATACGTGATGATCT CGCCTATGTACGTTTGGGTGAACACGACTTGAGCACAGACACGGAAACACGCCACGAAGATGTCAACATTGTGCGG AAAGAAGCCCATCCACAGTACAATAGACGCAATGGCAAGAACGATGTGGCAGTACTGTGGCTCGAACGCAACGTAAAATTCAGAGAGACGATTTCACCGATTTGCCTGCCCACCACATCGCCAATACGCCAAAAGTCCTATGTCTCTTACACGCCCTTCGTCGTGGGCTGGGGCAAGACTATGGAGGGTGGTGTCTCGTCGAATGTCTTGCAAGAATTGCAAATACCAATCTTTAAGAATGATGTCTGTGAACGTAGTTACAAGAACATCAATCGTCTGGTGTCTGATGATCAATTCGATGATGGTGTGCTGTGCGCAGGCGTGCTATCAGGCGGTAAGGATACGTGCCAAGGTGACTCTGGCGGTCCACTGATGATACCGGAG TCTTACAAGAACAATGTGCGCTATTACCTGATCGGTGTGGTCTCGTATGGCGTGGGTTGTGCGCGTCCCGAAGTGCCCGGTGTTTACTCCAGTGTGCAGCACTATGTCGACTGGATATTGGAGAAGATAGCCGATACACCTTGA
- the LOC105231488 gene encoding venom serine protease Bi-VSP isoform X2: MKVFIPLLIFACAVLPPAVFSQAQYNCVTPENYYGYCVLLQYCPQIANVFNIRNRNQAERYVIASQRSCGTRNVNGDPVVCCSRPVNPAPQPQPRPQPLPQPRPQPQPLPQPEPQIRPQPSTESPTNPFLPQTTSSPNIIQPRPPPNQGQLFTSTERPTTAPTLSPTTAPVEIGERLTGDSCVDPKLRRGVCVAIAKCSQLVTELYAKSNDPEFADFLRASNRNCGGVASVACCPTSDNVIKDPTVIVVNSDDIPTRPPTLEEGCGYTHNTYKKIVGGEVSKKGAWPWAVLLAYPDGSASSPFKCGGTLVTARHIVTAAHCIRDDLAYVRLGEHDLSTDTETRHEDVNIVRKEAHPQYNRRNGKNDVAVLWLERNVKFRETISPICLPTTSPIRQKSYVSYTPFVVGWGKTMEGGVSSNVLQELQIPIFKNDVCERSYKNINRLVSDDQFDDGVLCAGVLSGGKDTCQGDSGGPLMIPESYKNNVRYYLIGVVSYGVGCARPEVPGVYSSVQHYVDWILEKIADTP; this comes from the exons atgaaggTGTTTATTCCGTTGTTAATATTCGCCTGTGCTGTGTTGCCTCCCGCTGTGTTCTCGCAAG CCCAGTACAACTGCGTGACACCAGAGAACTATTATGGCTACTGCGTGCTATTACAATATTGTCCACAAATAGCGAACGTTTTCAATATACGAAATCGCAATCAAGCCGAACGCTATGTTATAGCTTCACAACGCTCGTGTGGAACACGAAATGTCAATGGTGATCCAGTC GTTTGCTGTTCACGACCAGTAAATCCAGCGCCACAGCC ACAGCCACGACCACAACCATTACCACAGCCAAGACCGCAACCGCAACCGCTACCACAACCTGAACCACAAATACGTCCACAGCCTTCCACTGAAAGTCCAACTAATCCCTTCCTGCCACAAACTACATCTTCACCAAACATAATTCAACCGAGACCACCGCCAAACCAAGGTCAACTTTTTACCTCAACGGAGCGCCCCACAACAGCGCCGACTCTAAGCCCCACGACTGCACCCGTAGAAATCGGCGAACGTTTGACAGGCGACTCATGTGTGGATCCGAAGCTGAGGCGCGGTGTTTGTGTTG CCATTGCCAAGTGCAGCCAACTGGTTACAGAGCTCTACGCCAAGTCGAATGACCCCGAGTTTGCTGACTTCCTGCGTGCTTCTAATCGCAATTGTGGCGGTGTTGCATCCGTGGCATGTTGTCCGACCAGCGATAATGTTATTAAGGATCCAACAGTCATAGTGGTCAACAGCGATGACATACCCACACGACCACCCACGTTGGAGGAGGGTTGCGGCTACACGCACAACacctacaaaaaaattgtaggCGGCGAAGTGAGCAAGAAGGGCGCTTGGCCATGGGCTGTGCTCTTGGCCTATCCCGACGGCTCAGCAAGTTCACCATTCAAGTGTGGTGGCACCTTGGTGACGGCACGACACATCGTCACAGCGGCGCATTGCATACGTGATGATCT CGCCTATGTACGTTTGGGTGAACACGACTTGAGCACAGACACGGAAACACGCCACGAAGATGTCAACATTGTGCGG AAAGAAGCCCATCCACAGTACAATAGACGCAATGGCAAGAACGATGTGGCAGTACTGTGGCTCGAACGCAACGTAAAATTCAGAGAGACGATTTCACCGATTTGCCTGCCCACCACATCGCCAATACGCCAAAAGTCCTATGTCTCTTACACGCCCTTCGTCGTGGGCTGGGGCAAGACTATGGAGGGTGGTGTCTCGTCGAATGTCTTGCAAGAATTGCAAATACCAATCTTTAAGAATGATGTCTGTGAACGTAGTTACAAGAACATCAATCGTCTGGTGTCTGATGATCAATTCGATGATGGTGTGCTGTGCGCAGGCGTGCTATCAGGCGGTAAGGATACGTGCCAAGGTGACTCTGGCGGTCCACTGATGATACCGGAG TCTTACAAGAACAATGTGCGCTATTACCTGATCGGTGTGGTCTCGTATGGCGTGGGTTGTGCGCGTCCCGAAGTGCCCGGTGTTTACTCCAGTGTGCAGCACTATGTCGACTGGATATTGGAGAAGATAGCCGATACACCTTGA